The window GGTCGTCCATGTCGTCAATCGGACCGCGATGGGCCGTGGCTTGTCCATGGACGAATCCACCCGCGACGACATGGTGGCGGAAGTGTTCCTGGTTTACGTCCGGCATGATTTCGCCGTGCTTCGCCGTTTTCGTCGCCAATGCTCGCTCGCGACGTACCTGACGATCGTGGCTCGACGCGTTGTGGTCCGCCGCCTGACTGCCAATTCAGCGGTTTCGGGAACCCACATTTCAGCATCTTCCGTTGGAACCTCGCTGGATAACGGAAACTTAGCCAACGGAAACACTGTCAACGGTGCGGCCAACGGCCACGCCACACCGACGCAGGTCAACGGTGAACTTCAACGGATCGAAAATGCCGAAGAAGTCGAACATCTGATGTTACGTTTGGACCCGCGTGAAGCGAGCGTCGTGCGGATGTATCACTTGGAAGGCAAGTCCTATCAAGAGATCAGCCAAGCGGTCGGATTGAGCGAAAACACGATTGGCCCATTGCTTCATCGGGCCCGCGCAAAAATGGGCCGCGGCTGAATACCCTCGATCGAGTGAACGACACTGTTCCCTGAAACTGCTAATCTGTTCGATCTTCTTTTTCGAACGATTGCAGTGAGTTCTCGGATGTCGTCGCCTTCTGATTCGACCTCAACCCTCGCACCGTCCAATTCGTCCGGTGACGAAATGGATCGTGCCCATTCGGTCCTCCGATCGGTTTGGGGCTATGACTCTTTCCGTCCGTTGCAAGCAGATGCCGTCCAGGATGTGATTCAGGGCCGAGACAGTTTGGTTGTTTTGCCAACCGGCGGCGGGAAGTCATTGTGCTACCAAGTTCCTGCGCTCGTTCGCGACGGAATGTCCGTGGTCGTCTCACCATTGATCTCTTTGATGAAAGATCAAGTCGACGCGTTGACCAGCAACGGTGTTTCGGCGGCGTTGGTCAACAGCACCCAGTCGGTGGAACAGAAACGCGAAACGGCAGAACGACTTCGCCGAGGCGAGATCAAAATTCTCTACCTCGCCCCAGAACGGTTGCTCACGCCGAAGACGCTCGACTTCCTACGCAGCCTGCCGATTTCTTTCTTCGCAATCGACGAAGCCCACTGCGTTAGCAACTGGGGACATGATTTCCGTCCCGAGTACCGCGGACTACGAATCCTCAAAGAACAATTCCCCTCCGCGTCCGTGCACGCTTTCACCGCCACCGCATCCGAACAAGTTCGCGATGACATCGCCGAACAACTGCAACTGAATCAACCAAACATTCTGGTCGGTGACTTCGATCGACCGAACTTGACCTACCGAATGCTACGCGCCGATGGCAAATTGAATCAGATCCAGCAATGCATCGCTCAACATCCCGGTGAGTCAGGTGTGGTGTATTGCATCACTCGCAAAGAAGTCGAACAAACTGCCGCTGCACTTGAATCCATGGGCGTCCGAACGCTTCCTTATCACGCGGGGCTGCCTGACGACGTTCGACAGGCCAATCAGGAAGCGTTCATTCAAGAGAAAGTCGACGTGATCGTCGCCACGGTCGCCTTCGGCATGGGCATCGACAAATCCAATGTTCGATTTGTCATTCACGCAGGGATGCCTAAGTCAATCGAGCACTATCAACAGGAAAGTGGTCGAGCAGGACGCGATGGTCTCGCCGCCGAATGCATCCTCCTGCACAGTGGCGGTGATCTGATGTCATGGAAGCGCATTTTGGAGAACGGCGACCGTAGCAACTTCCAATCCGCCATGGCATCGGTCGAATCGATGGCGGCACTGTGCAACGGTGTGCAATGCCGACACGCATCGCTCGTGGAATACTTCGGGCAGGAATACGACTCGGACAACTGCAATGCGTGTGATGTTTGCCTGGGCGAACTCGACGTCGTGGACGATCCGATCACCCTCGCACAGAAAATTTTGTCGTGCGTGGTTCGTTTGAAAGAGCGATACGGCGCCGGCCACACAGTCAAAGTTCTCACCGGATCGCGTGACCAAAAAGTCATTCAGGCAGGACACGATCAACTAAGCACCTACAACCTGCTCTCCAGCGAAGGTGCCACCGCCGTTCGCACATGGATCGAACAACTCATTTCTCAAAACCATTTGATCCGGACCGGCGAGTTTCAATCACTTCGCCTGACTGAATCCGGACGAGCCCTTCTGAAACGCGAAGGTGAAGTGACGCTTACAAAAGTGTCAGCGAAAAGCTCGTCACGGCGTCCCGCCGCGAATGAATCTTGGGAAGGTGTCGATCGCAAACTGTTTGATCATCTCCGTTCCCTGCGCAGCGAAATGGCATCGGAACGAGGCGTGCCAGCCTACGTCATTTTCGGCGATGCCGTCCTTCGCGAATTGGCTCGCGTTCGTCCAACTTCCATTGAAAAATTGACCAACATCCGTGGAATCGGTGATCGAAAACGCGAAGAGTTTGGACAACTGTTTTTGGATTCGATTGATCAGTACTGCGAGGAAAACCCTCTGGACAGAGACCAAACTGCCAACACCACTTCGGCGACCATCAGCAAACCTCGCGCGAACGCAACTCCCAACGCCGCCACAGTCCAAGCATCCCAACTTTTTCGCGAGGGATGTTCGGTGGAAGAGGTCGCTTCGAAAATGGGCCGCGCCGAGTCGACGGTGAACAAGTACCTCAGCGACTACATCCAAGCGGAAAAAATCACCGATCCATCGCAATGGGTTTCCAACGAAGAGGCCGAGGCTATCCGTGCCGCATTGATGGCAGTCGAAGACGAACGACTTCGCCCAGTCTTCGAAGCACTCGGCGAAGAAGTGTCGTATGAAAAGATCCGCATCGTCGCCTCTTGCATGAAGAACGAGATGGCAGATGGATCGGACGACTGACAATCACCGCATTGAATTTTGGTGAGCCTCGATCGCCCCGATCAATTTCGACTCCAACGAGTTCTTAGAGCGTCAATCAAGACCGCCACAACGATCACCACCCCAGTGATGATCTGTTTGCTCGCGTCGGACACGCCGACTTGAGCCAGTCCGGTCTGCAAGACTTGGATGATCAGCACACCGATAAACGACCGGACCACATTCCCCCGGCCTCCCATCAAACTGGTCCCGCCAATGACGCAAGCGGCAATCGCAGCCAACTCGATTCCGATGGCAGCATTGGGATCGGCGGTCGACAATCGCGACGTTTGTGCGAGGCCTGCTAGACCGCACATCATCCCGCTGATCGCGAAAATCGCGATGCACAATGGAGCCGACCGGATCCCAGACATTCGAACTGCTTCCGCATTGGTGCCAATCGCGATGCAGTAGCGTCCCCAAACCGTCCGAGTCAAAAACAACTGCCCCAGAACCACTGTTGCAATCGCGAACATGAAGGCGGGTGAAACGAACACGCCGGGCAGAGGCTGACCAAACCATTCAATTCGGCTGCCGATGTAGATCGCCTGTGAATCCGTGACCACTTTGGTTGCCCCGCGAGCGATCTCGAGCATGCCCAACGTGACAATGAAGGATGGAATTCCAAACCCAATTGAAATGGCTCCATTCAATCCACCGCCGATCGATGCCACCAGAAGCGCAACCGGAAGCGCCATCCATATTGACCAATCGTAGTTGGCCATCAAAACACCTAACACCGCTGACGATACCGCCAGCAAAGATCCGACCGACAAATCGATTCCACCGATGATCAACACCAATGTCATCCCGACGACCAAGAACGTTAGATCGGGGACCTGATTGGCGATCGAGATCACCGTGGATATTTGGAAGAAGTTGTTGCTGAGCATTGAGAATATTGCCACCAGCACCAACAAGACCGCCACCAACCCGAAATGCGGGGCGAGCGGTTTCAAAAACCCTTGCAACCGATTCATGGTGTCGCCTCTTCGTTCTGCCATCTGTCATCCGACTCCGCGGTGGTCCGCTTCGATTCTTGCCCCGCGAAGGAAGCTTCCAAAATCGAATCTTCGCTGAAGTCGTCTCGTTCGAACTTTGTCACCATTCTGCCGGCGGACATGACTGCGATTGCATCGCACGTTTCAAACAACTCTTCCAAATCACTGCTCACAATCACGATCGTCTTGCCTTGTTTGGCCAATTCCTCAAACAGTTCATAAAGTCTTGCGCGAGCGGCCACATCAATCCCGCGAGACGGTTCATCGAACAGGTAGACCTCGGCACCACGCGTCAACCACTTGGCCACCGCGACCTTTTGTTGATTGCCACCGCTGAGCGTGCCGACAGGTTGCTCCAAGGATTGGCACCGAGTTTCGAGCGAGGCGTGGATCGCACTGGCCGATTCAACCTCCGCCGTTTGTCGTATCCATCCTTTGGCTGAAAATTTGCTGGCGAGTGCGGCCAACGATGTGTTGGTTCGAATCGGCTGAGTCAACAACAACCCATTTTGCTTGCGATCTTCGGTCACCATTGCGAAACCAGCTTCAACGGCCTGACTGGGGTGGGTGAAGCGAACCGCCTCGCCATCCGCCAACCGCACATGTCCAGAATCGGCCACGTCGGCACCAAAGATCGCTCGCAACAATTCCGTTCTTCCGGACCCCACCAATCCTGCGATTCCCAATCGTTCTCCTCGATGAACATCAAACGAAACGTTGTCGACCATCCCGCACGAGATACCCTGCACCGACAATCCCACCTCGCCTCGACGATGACTTTCAAAGGTGGCCGCTGTGTGATTTGAACCGCCTCGGGCTTCTTCCTCGGAACTCATCCAAGCAACCATCTTTTCGCGATTGATCTTTGCGATGGGTTCGGTTGTAACCAGTCGCCCATCACGCAGCACGCTGACTTCGTCGGACAGTTGCTGAACTTCTTCGAGTCGGTGCGAGATGTAAATGATCGCGACACCTTGCTTGCGCATCTGGGTGAGATGTGCAAACAGCTCTTCGGATTCACTTCCGGAAAGAGCGGCCGTTGGTTCATCCAAAATCAAAACGCGAGCGTCACGGGCTAGCGCCGCCGCGATTTCGATCATCTGTTGTTTGCCGACCCCCAAGCTGCCGACAATCGTGCGTGTATCGACATCGGGCAGACCAAACCGATCCAATATTTGACGTGCGGAACGATGCAGCTCGCTCATTCGTAAAACGCCGAACCGGTTGGGAAGAGACGCCAGGCGAAGGTTTTCCGCGACCGACAACGTTTCAATCAAATTCAATTCTTGTTGAACGATCTGAACTCCACTCGCCTCCGCATCCTGTTTGCTGCCGGGCTGATAGTCACTGGCGTCCAGAGACATCTGCCCACCGGTCGCTGGGATCAATCCACTGATGATTTTGCACAGCGTGCTTTTCCCAGCACCATTGGCACCAAGCAAAGCGTGTAGATGCCCGGCATGAAAATCGATGGAGACGTCGTTCAGCACCGTGACGTTGCCGTAAGACTTCGTCAGGCCTCGAACCGAAAGAGCGACCTTCATTCGTTGCTCAGATTCTCGGACGTGATCAGATCCACGGGCGTTTCAACGTCTTCGATGGAAGCTTCCTCGTCTGAAGATTCACCGAGCTGTTCCAGTGCCGCTTCGATGCCGAAGACAGCCAACTTATCACCGTGCTGATCCGCCGTGGCCAGCACCTTGCCTTCTTCGATAGCTTGCCGGATCGCGGTGATGTTATCGAATCCGACGATTTGTACTTCGCCCGCCCGCCCCGCACTTTTGACCGCTGCGATGGCACCGAGAGCCATTGAATCATTGGCCGCCAAGATTGCTGTGATCTCCGGATGCTCGCTCAACATGGACGACGCAACCGTGTTGGCTCGCGACATTTCCCAATCCGCCGATTGGCTGCTCACGATTTCCATGTTGGCCTCTTTCATTGCGGCTTCGAAACCTTTCAATCGCTGTTGAGCGTTGAACGAGGTGCGTATGCCTTCCAAAATCGCGACCTTTTCGCCCTTGCGATTGGCTGCCAGGTAATCACCAACGGCTTTCGCGCCCGCCATGTTGTCCGGGCCCACAAAGGGAACCGCGACATTTTCTTGCTGTAGAACATCCGCATCCAAACGGTTGTCGATGTTGACCACGATCACTCCCGCTTCGATGGCTCGCCGAAGAGCGGGCACCAGCACCTTGGAATCCGCCGGGGCGATGACAATCGCATCCACACCGCTGGCAACCATTTCTTCCACCAAAGCGACTTGGCGACTGACATCACGCTCGTCTTTGATCCCGTTGACGACCAACTCGTACTGCTCGGAGTATTCAGCTTGATGAGCCTCGGCTCCCTTGGCCATTGTCGAAAAGAACTCATTGGCCAACGACTTCATGATCAACGCCACTCGAGGTTTGGCATTGCCATCGTCCTTGGATTGCGAAGTCGTATTTGACGAAGTGCAGCCGGTAACCATCAAAGCCAAAATGGTGGCGAAGCAAACAATTCGATTAACCGTTGCCGGCTTTGTCCGAAACCGAGACTGAACCTTTGGCAAAGGTTCGTTTTTCGACGGCTCCAAAGATCGCCCAGAGAGGGGCAGATATTGTTTCGGGCGACGACCGGTCGTGATTGCAGTGAGCATTCGTTTGATGCGGTGAGGTGGGGAAGGAAGCATCAGGAAGGTGCGCCACGCGAAACAGAGATTTCACGCGGCAGCGACAGCATAACCAGTCTATCGATTGAGGTGGTGTGAAGCACCGGCGTGTTTCGAGGTTGTGCAGTGACCTGATTCGTCATTCGGCAGATTTCCAAATGGCGTACCTCTTCCGAAGCGAAGTTCGGGGACAGGTCGAGCGACGCCGTTCAGGCGTACGCGAGAATGAGTGTCGAAAGATATCACGAACACAGCAATGAAAACTGCACAACCGCATTCGGCAGTGGGGTTGCCCAGCTGGCGACGGCCCATGAAATTGTTTGCAATACAATTTCTCTTCGCAACCTCGCACCCGATCGGCTCGATCATGTTTGCTTTGGATGTCCTATCACGAATCATCCACGTCGGTACGGCGATCACTTTGGTCGGTGGGTCAGCGTTCATGCTGTTGGTGCTACTGCCCTCCGCCAAATTGATTTCCGAAGAGGCCCATCAAACACTGGCCCAAGCGGTGACTGGTCGCTGGAAACGCTTTATTCACGGTGGCATCCTGCTGTTTCTGCTCAGCGGATTTTACAACTACATGCGTGCGATCCCCAATCACAAAGGCGATGGGCTGTACCACGGTTTGCTGGGTGTCAAAATGCTGCTCGCCTTCGCAATCTTCTTTCTCGCGTCGGCTTTGGTTGGCCGCAGCGCCGCTCTTAACGGCATCCGCGAAAATCGTGCAAAGTGGTTGAAGGTAATCGTTCTGCTCGCAGCGATTATCGTCGGCATTTCGGGCTTTGTAAAAGTTCGCGGGCCATCGGTATCCTCGGAAGAAGCAGTCGTTGTCGTTGCCGACGAAGCCGAATCGGACGAAGGATTGGAACCGCAACCGGCGATCGCTGAGTGAATCGCCTACGCCAATGGCGCGACAATTTTTTTCGACCAGGAGAGATCCGGCTTTTGGCTTGGTCGACGGCATGGTTCTTTTGTTTGCTGGGTGGCTACTACCAGCTTCGGCCACTTCGCGAAACGGAAGCCTTCACCCGCGGAAGCGATGAGATTCCCTGGCTGTTCCTGGCTAGCTTCCTCACCATGTTGGTTGCCTCTCCGATTTATGCGTCCGTCGCGAACCGCGGACGGGGCATGCGATTGGTCAGCCGTGTCTATCGATTCTTCGAACTGAACCTGCTGGTCTTCTTTTTCGCGATGCAAGTCAGCGACCCAGACATCGCCGCTTGGGTCGGCCGTGTCTACTTTGTCTGGTTGAGCGTCTTCAACCTGTTCGTCGTGTCATTGATGTGGAGCGTTTTTACGGATGCCTATCGCAGCGACCAAGCCAAGCGGTTGTTCGGGTTCATCTCAGCGGGCGGAACCATCGGCGGGATCGCCGGTTCTGCGTTCGCATCTTGGCTCTCGCAACAAGTCGACATCTCGTATGTGCTGATCGCAGGCATCATTGCATTGGAACTGTGCCAACAATGCGGCCGAGTTTTCGCGAAAACGTTGTCATCACAAAATGGGGCAAACGAGGCCGCTGAAAAACCGAGTGACGAAACCGCCGCACTGGCCTCGACGGAACAGACTGCCACATCAAAAGAAAAGCACTCGATGTGGATTGGGATTCGGACCGTTTGGAAGTCGCCCTATTTGCTCGGGCTCTGTCTGTTCATGTTGGCGCTTCAAGCCTGCGCCACGACGGTCTATTGCGAACAGGCAGACTTCATTCGCGAAGCAAATTTGAACGAGGCCGATCGTTTCGCGTTGATATCCAAAATCAACCTTTGGGTACTGAGCCTCACGTTGGCGGTGCAACTGCTCGGCACCGCCGCGTTACTTCGTCGGCTCGGGATGGCAATCGTCTTGGGAGTTTTCCCGCTGATCTATGTGGTCGGTTTCGCTGGGTTGGCATTTTGGCCCAGCCTCCACTGGATTGTCGCTTTGGTGGTTGTCCATCGTGCGTCCAGCTACGCCGTGTTCGCGCCCGCGATTCAAATTCTGTACACCGTCGTGGATCGCCGCACGCTGTACCAAGCCAAGGGTTTTCTGGACACGGCCGTAGTTCGAGGCGGCGACGTGCTGTCAGCCCAACTATTCGGGGTACTACGATTCAACGGTTTGAGTTTGACTGCGATCGCCGCAGGTTTCCTGCCGCTGGCGGTCCTGGCCGGATTGCTGGGGATGCGGATCGGTCGCCAGCAGTCCGAAATGCAGCAACGTGGGCGACCGGCCGGCCATGATTGACCCGCTCGTTGGCCATTCGTAGACTTGACGGGTTTCCGACCAGCAATTCTCGACGAAATTCGCCCACGCCGGCCAGCAATCGCTCGCCGGCATCTTTTTTTCGTCGATCTTTTCCGTCATTGATCTCTTCCGCCAACCTTTTTCTACGTCCAACAGGGACACCCGCCGCTCATGGACCAAGCGATTGCGAAAGCCGACACTCTCATCGAAGCGATGGGTTGGATCCGCCGTTTTCGAGGCAAAACGACCGTCATCAAACTCGGCGGCAGCCTGCTTGAGGACCGAGAAGCCCTGCAGCACTTGCTGTTGGATGTGATCTTCATGGAAACAGTTGGACTGAGGCCGGTCGTGGTTCACGGCGGTGGCAAAGCGATCACGGAAGCGATGGCCAAAGCCGGTATCGAAGCCCAATTCATTCGAGGGCGACGCGTTACCGACGAGAAATCGTTGGAGGTCGTCGAACAGGTTCTCGCGGGAGAACTGAATGTCGAGTTGACCGAAATGATGGAACGGTTTGGTGGTCGCGCAGTCAACTTGTCGCCCCGCACCACTTGCGTTCTGAAGGGCAAGAAACTGATCGATCCCGAAGGCGATGACCTTGGCTTCGTTGGTGAAGTGACGGAGGTTGATCGCGACGTGATTGAAAGCTTGGCATACACCGATCAAGTCGCCGTGATTCCTTCTTTGTGCACCGACGACAAAGGACAACTTTACAACGTCAATGCGGACACCGCCGCAATGGCGGTCGCTCAATCATTAGGAGCGGATAAACTGGTGTTCCTGTCGGACGTCAACGGCGTTCGCCGAGATCCCGAAGATCCCGCGACGATCATTCCCGCGTTGTCAGCCGAGGAAGCTCGCCAATTGATTGCCGATGGTGTGATCAAATCCGGCATGATCCCGAAGGTCGAAGCCTGTTTGGAAACACTCGGTCGTGGCGTTCAGAAAGTTCACATCATTGATGGACGATTGCGTCACTCATTGCTGCTCGAAATCTTCACCACCGACGGTGTGGGTACGGAGATCCACCAGTGAACGCGTCCGGCAACGGCAATGCACCTCGCGGCGACAACTGGATCGATGCGATTGCGGGACGGCTCTCTCCCACCGGCGAGAACTCGTTCCGAGATGCACTGCGTCAATTCGCGGATCAACCTGAGTGGTGCGGTGATGCCGGCCTGCGATCGAAGATCACGGAGCAACTTCGCACGCTGACCAATGCGGACACTTCGACGCTCGCGGATTGCATTCCGACTTCTTCGCGAGACCAAGCACTCGAACATGCTTTGATCGCAGCCCGTCGACATCATCAGTCGCTCCATGATTCGGATGATGCGGCCGGCGACAACGCTTCGTCGTCAAAGTGTCTTTGCTTGGTTGGCAGCGATCACGGACGCAGCGTCCTTGCCAGAATGGCGAGCGGGAAACCAACGCTGCGAGGCAACGAATGGCCTCTCTTGCCGGGCTTTGTGCACGCGTCGGCGGATCGCTTCGTTGACCGAATCGACTCTTCAACCGCAGTTGCGCTGGTTTCTCCGGTGGACTTCAGCGGAGTCGGCCAACCATTGACCGCTGATTGGTGGGCTCGCTGCCGTCAAAGATGCGATGAAACAGGCACTCTGTTGATCATCGATCACGGTGACACTCCCGCAGCCGGGAACGGTTATCTCTTTGCTCACGAAATGGTCGCCGGCATCTCCGCCGACGCGGTGATCCTTTCGGCCGGATTGGTCGGCGAGCTTCCCGGCGGCTTGTTGGTTCTATCGGAATCACTTGCCTCTCATCTCGACGAATCCGCTCAGTCCAGTGACTTGGTCGGCCACCTCGTTTCCGCCGCATTGTCGACGCTGATCGAAACGGATGCCCTCGCCACAGAATCAGACGCGTTTGCAATCGCGCTTGCTGAACGAATTGCCACCCGCGGATGCGTCAGAGACCTGCACGCTTGTGGGCATACGGTGATCCTAGAATTGGACGTCGAGTCCCAGGCATGGATCGAACAATCCGCGGCCGAACAAATGCACGCCCATGTTTGCAGCGACCATTCGGTGCTGTTCCAGCCTCCACTGTTGATGACGAGCGAACATCAAGAAGCCCTGATCGACCGAATCGATGCGGTGCTGGCGGGGTTGGAAGGAACTCAAGAGTTAACGGAAGCAGCGGCCCCAGAAGCAACGGCCCCGGCGGCAACGGCCCCGGCGGCAACCGACTCGGAGGCGACCGACTTGGATGCGGAGACAGAACCCGCGGACGAAGTCCACACCAACGATTTGCCAATAGACAGCTCGCTTGATGCGGATATCGATGAAGCCGCATCTGCGGAAGATTCGGACGAAGAGCTGGATGACTACGAAGACGATGACGATGAGGCAATCGAAGAGGACGAACTCGACGACATGGCCGATGAAGAATTGGCTGAGGAAGAAGAAACGGATGACGAATTCGTAGGCGGCGATGAAGACGAAGAGCACGAAACCGAACAAGAAGAAACTGAACTGGAAAGCAACGAACTGGACGAGTTCGAATCCAACGAGGAAACGGAGAAACTTTGATGCGACACTTGCTCACACTCTTTGATCTGACCCCGCAAGAATTGCGTCAGATTTTGGCAACCGCACAAACCCTCAAAGCCAAATTGAAACAGGGCGAACGGCCCGCCATTTTGGAACGCTACACGCTCGCGTTGTTGTTTGAAAAACCAAGCTTGCGAACCCGGGTCAGCTTTGAAACCGGCATGAATCACCTCGGTGGCAGCAGTTTATTTCTGGGCGACGACGTCGGCTGGGGCAAACGTGAATCACCGTCGGACTTCACCCGCGTGTTGGGGCAATTCGTTGACGCGGTCGCGTGCCGCGCCAAATCGCACGAGCGTGTGGAACAATTGGCCGAATACAATGCCGTTCCGATCATCAACAGCCTCACGGATCTCTGTCATCCCTGCCAAGCGATCGCTGATGTGCTGACGTTGCTGGAGAATTTTGGCGAAGTCAAAGGTCGCCACATGGTATTCGTTGGCGACGGCAACAACGTTTCGCGTTCACTCGCTCTCGCTTGTGCCATGCTGAACATTCAGTTCACGCTCGCGCGCCCGGACGGATACGAACTGGACCAACCATGGCTCGATCGGATCCTTGCGAAATATCCGAACGCGAAAATGAACCAAACGGCCGACCCGATCGCTGCGGTTCAAAGTGCCGATGCGATCTACACTGACGTTTGGACCAGCATGGGGCAGGAAGCGGAATCCATCGCTCGTCGGGCCGCCTTCAAGAATTTCCAAGTCAATGAACAGCTACTCGAGGCGGCCCCAAAGACCGCTCGAGTGCTGCATTGCTTGCCCGCCGTGCGAGGCGAGGAGATCACCGACGCGGTCATGGATGGCCCACAAAGCGACGTGATCGAACAGGCGGGCAATCGAATGCACGCCCAAAAGGCCCTGATGATTCAGCTGCTGCGACCCGAGTGGATCGCAGAAAATATCCGCGTCTGATCGCCAAAACCGTTCAGCCGACCAATGTTTAGCGTCGAGCGAATTGCAATTCGCTCGAAACGAACGGGTTGGTTTGAACTTCACCGGGAGTGAACCCAGCCGAACTCGCAACCAATGTGGTGGCGGCTTCGGATTCACCTGATGGTTCGCTTGTTTGCTCAGCCCCTGATTTCGACTTCGTTACCAAATGCGGCGACGATTCACCCGCTTTGCAGATGTAAGGATTCGAAACGGGTCCGACATAACCGCGACGCTGATTGATCGGAGCCACTTGGCTGTGATAACCAGCTCCGGGACTGACAACCGGTGGCGACGCAAACGGACTGATACCGTAGGGACGGTAGTGACGCGTGCCGTAGTAGACCGGTGGATTGGTCGCGAAATACGGTGGGTTTGGAATGTTGGATCGATACACCGATCCGTACGGCTGATAGAAACCGTATGGCTGAAACCCGAATGCATAGGGTGATTGAGCGGATGCTTCATCGGAGCAGGCCACGCATCCAGCCAGAACGGCGACGCCCAAGAAAATGCGTTGAATCGATCGCTTCAAGCGACTCGAACCTCGCGAAAAGGCAAATTTCTGAGACAACATAGCTGGCTCGCTTTCTCTCATTGAAAGAGGTGTGGTTGGATCAATTGGCAAATGTCGATCGTGAGCACCCCCGTGCACATTCCACCGTAGTCACCCTGCCAACCGTTGCAATCCAAACCACCGGCCCGAAGCCGAATAATTCCTCGAATCTGATCCAGATTTTCCCCGCACGTTGCCATTTCGTTGCGAGGAGTGATAAACGTTCACCAAAGGAACGCTCGGGAAATCGGCGAGCCTTGCCTGTTGCCGGATTTCCTTCGGTGGGTGTCAGCGGGTTGGAGGTGCCTGACACGGATGCCCTGCTTGTTACTAAGCTGTTCTTGAAAGCCTCCCAACCACACCGACCCCGCCGATGAAAATGAAAATTGCCTGCGTGATTCATTCGCTTGACGGGGGTGGCGCCGAACGCGTGATGGCCGGGCTTGCTTCACGCTTGGCAGACCGCGAGCACTCCGTCACGCTGATCACGCTGGACGATGGCAAACACGATCGACACGAAGTTGACCCTCGCGTCTCGCGTCTTTCCATCGACGTCTTGTCGACGCCTGGAAACACCGTTTCGCTCTGGTCCCGAACCCTTCGCCTTCGTTCCACCATCGCGTCTGGAAACTTCGATGTGGTGCTCTCGTTCTGCGACGCCACCAATTGGCTGAC of the Rhodopirellula baltica SH 1 genome contains:
- a CDS encoding sugar ABC transporter substrate-binding protein, with the translated sequence MVTGCTSSNTTSQSKDDGNAKPRVALIMKSLANEFFSTMAKGAEAHQAEYSEQYELVVNGIKDERDVSRQVALVEEMVASGVDAIVIAPADSKVLVPALRRAIEAGVIVVNIDNRLDADVLQQENVAVPFVGPDNMAGAKAVGDYLAANRKGEKVAILEGIRTSFNAQQRLKGFEAAMKEANMEIVSSQSADWEMSRANTVASSMLSEHPEITAILAANDSMALGAIAAVKSAGRAGEVQIVGFDNITAIRQAIEEGKVLATADQHGDKLAVFGIEAALEQLGESSDEEASIEDVETPVDLITSENLSNE
- a CDS encoding RNA polymerase sigma factor; this encodes MSLSDVDRQLLQRCLDREPRAWQDFVDRFVGLVVHVVNRTAMGRGLSMDESTRDDMVAEVFLVYVRHDFAVLRRFRRQCSLATYLTIVARRVVVRRLTANSAVSGTHISASSVGTSLDNGNLANGNTVNGAANGHATPTQVNGELQRIENAEEVEHLMLRLDPREASVVRMYHLEGKSYQEISQAVGLSENTIGPLLHRARAKMGRG
- a CDS encoding sugar ABC transporter ATP-binding protein, which translates into the protein MKVALSVRGLTKSYGNVTVLNDVSIDFHAGHLHALLGANGAGKSTLCKIISGLIPATGGQMSLDASDYQPGSKQDAEASGVQIVQQELNLIETLSVAENLRLASLPNRFGVLRMSELHRSARQILDRFGLPDVDTRTIVGSLGVGKQQMIEIAAALARDARVLILDEPTAALSGSESEELFAHLTQMRKQGVAIIYISHRLEEVQQLSDEVSVLRDGRLVTTEPIAKINREKMVAWMSSEEEARGGSNHTAATFESHRRGEVGLSVQGISCGMVDNVSFDVHRGERLGIAGLVGSGRTELLRAIFGADVADSGHVRLADGEAVRFTHPSQAVEAGFAMVTEDRKQNGLLLTQPIRTNTSLAALASKFSAKGWIRQTAEVESASAIHASLETRCQSLEQPVGTLSGGNQQKVAVAKWLTRGAEVYLFDEPSRGIDVAARARLYELFEELAKQGKTIVIVSSDLEELFETCDAIAVMSAGRMVTKFERDDFSEDSILEASFAGQESKRTTAESDDRWQNEEATP
- a CDS encoding ABC transporter permease, which codes for MNRLQGFLKPLAPHFGLVAVLLVLVAIFSMLSNNFFQISTVISIANQVPDLTFLVVGMTLVLIIGGIDLSVGSLLAVSSAVLGVLMANYDWSIWMALPVALLVASIGGGLNGAISIGFGIPSFIVTLGMLEIARGATKVVTDSQAIYIGSRIEWFGQPLPGVFVSPAFMFAIATVVLGQLFLTRTVWGRYCIAIGTNAEAVRMSGIRSAPLCIAIFAISGMMCGLAGLAQTSRLSTADPNAAIGIELAAIAACVIGGTSLMGGRGNVVRSFIGVLIIQVLQTGLAQVGVSDASKQIITGVVIVVAVLIDALRTRWSRN
- the recQ gene encoding DNA helicase RecQ gives rise to the protein MSSPSDSTSTLAPSNSSGDEMDRAHSVLRSVWGYDSFRPLQADAVQDVIQGRDSLVVLPTGGGKSLCYQVPALVRDGMSVVVSPLISLMKDQVDALTSNGVSAALVNSTQSVEQKRETAERLRRGEIKILYLAPERLLTPKTLDFLRSLPISFFAIDEAHCVSNWGHDFRPEYRGLRILKEQFPSASVHAFTATASEQVRDDIAEQLQLNQPNILVGDFDRPNLTYRMLRADGKLNQIQQCIAQHPGESGVVYCITRKEVEQTAAALESMGVRTLPYHAGLPDDVRQANQEAFIQEKVDVIVATVAFGMGIDKSNVRFVIHAGMPKSIEHYQQESGRAGRDGLAAECILLHSGGDLMSWKRILENGDRSNFQSAMASVESMAALCNGVQCRHASLVEYFGQEYDSDNCNACDVCLGELDVVDDPITLAQKILSCVVRLKERYGAGHTVKVLTGSRDQKVIQAGHDQLSTYNLLSSEGATAVRTWIEQLISQNHLIRTGEFQSLRLTESGRALLKREGEVTLTKVSAKSSSRRPAANESWEGVDRKLFDHLRSLRSEMASERGVPAYVIFGDAVLRELARVRPTSIEKLTNIRGIGDRKREEFGQLFLDSIDQYCEENPLDRDQTANTTSATISKPRANATPNAATVQASQLFREGCSVEEVASKMGRAESTVNKYLSDYIQAEKITDPSQWVSNEEAEAIRAALMAVEDERLRPVFEALGEEVSYEKIRIVASCMKNEMADGSDD